A window of Microbispora hainanensis genomic DNA:
CCCGGTGTCTCCCTATCACGGCGCGCGGCTGGCGGGCGTGGTGCGCACCACCTGGCTACGCGGCACGCCCGTCGACTTCGCCACCCCGCGTGGCCGGCTGCTGACGAGAGGAGCCCGATGACCGGCTTCACCCGCCTGCCCGATCTCGCTCTCCGTACGTACGGCGGGTCGGTCGTGGCCGCCAACGACGAGTCGTTCGCCGAACGGGAGGCCCTGATCCGGCCGGGACCGGCCGAGTTCCGGCCGCACACGTTCGGGGCCAAGGGACAGGTCTACGACGGCTGGGAGACCCGGCGGCGGCGCGAGCCCGGCCACGACTGGGCGATCGTGCGGCTCGGCATGCCCGGGGTCATTCACGGCGTCGTCGTGGACACCGCGTGGTTCCGCGGCAACTACCCGCCGTACGCGTCGGTCGAGGCGTGCGCGGCCGAGGGCCACCCCGCGCCGGAGGAGCTGGACGGCTGGGTGGAGATCGTGCCGAAGAGCCCGCTGAAGGGCGACGCGGTCCACGAGTTCGCCGTGACCGATCCCCGCCGCTTCACCCACGTGCGGCTGAACATCTTCCCCGACGGCGGCGTCGCGCGGCTGCGGGTCCACGGGCGGGTCGTGCCCGACCACACGTTCCTGGAAGGCCTCACCATCGACCTCGCCGCGCTGGAGAACGGCGGCCTGGTGACGGCGTGCTCCAATGAGTTCTACTCCTCGCCGAACAACGTCATCGCGCCCGGCCTGGCCCGCAACCAGGCCGAGGGCTGGGAGACCGCCCGCCGCCGCGACGACGGCAACGACTGGCTCGTCGTGGCCCTGGCCGGGCCCGGCCGGGTGGCCGTCGCCGAGCTCGACACGACCAACCTGGTGTTCAACGCCCCCGGCTGGGCGTCGCTGAAGGGCGCGGACGCGGACCGTGCGCCGCTGGAGGACGAGGACGCCTGGTTCACGCTGCTGCCCAGAACGCGCCTGCAGCCCGACACCCGCCACCGCTTCCGCCTGGACGACGACCGCCGGATGACCCACGCCCGGCTCGACATCTACCCCGACGGCGGCCTCGCCCGCCTCCGCCTCCTCGGCACCCTCATCCCCTGAGTCCTGCGCACACGGGGACTCGAGTACGACGTCCCGCCGGGGTCATTACTCCCCGTCGTTCTCCGGAACCGGCGGGGCTCTTCATGCGTGAGCCGGCCGCATGGCCGAGCGCGTCGCGCACGCCCCCGGAGGGACGCCGGGGACGATGACGAGGCGCGGGGAGGCGCGGATCAGTGCCAGATGGTGATGGTGGTGCCCGGCGGCTGCTGGCCGAGCGGATTCTCGCCGACCACGCGGTCGGTGCCCATCACCCTGCGGACGTTGACCTTGAAACCGGCCGCCTTCAGCTCGTTGGCCGCGTCCTTGACGGACTTGAACATCACGTTGGGGACGGCGACGACGACGGGCGGGGTCTGGTCGGGATCGGCGGGGTTGGCCTCCCACGGCCAGTGGAAGCCCTGGTCCGGGCCGCGTGAGGCGGTCAGGTGGACGGTCGCCCCGGCCACCACCTCGGCGCCGCCGGCCGGGTCCTGGGCGATCACCGTGCCCGGCGGGGCGTCGTCGGTGGTCTCGTCGACCTGGACGTTGAAGCCCTTCTCGCGCAGGAACTTCTCCGCCTGGTCGCGCATCATCTGCGTGACGTCCGGCATCAGCAGCCCGGCGCTGACGACGAAGTTGACCGTGCTGCCCTTCTTGACGCGCTTGCCCACCGGCGGGTTGGTGCGGATCACCTGGTCGCGGGGGACGGTGTCGCTCGCGCTCTTGCTCACCCGCCCGGGGGTGAGCCCGGCATCGGCGATCTTCGCCCGGGCGTCCGCCAGGCTGTACTTCTCGACCAGCGGTACGGCGATCAGCTCCGGGCCGGCCGACGGGATCAGGGTGAGCACCGAGCCCTTGACCACCTCGGCTCCCAGCCCCGGCTCGGTGTCGAGAACGATGTCCTTCGGCACCTTGTCGTCGAACCGCGCCTGGCCGATCCGCACCTCGAAGCCGGCCTGCTGCGCCATCTGCCTCGCGACGGTGACGGGCTTGTTCACCAGGTCGGGGACCTTCGTGTAGCGGCCCTGGGAGAACCACCAGCCGGTGAACGCGACGCCCGCCAGCATGACGAGGGCCAGCGCGGCGACGAACCAGACGGGCCTGATCCCGCCGCGTCCCCTGCGCCGTCCCGTCTCGGCCCGGTCGGTCAGCAGTTCCGAGCGCGGCTGGATCATCGTGTGGCCGAGCGGCGACTCGGGCTCGGCGAGCACGTGCGCCCCCATGCCGAACGACCCGCTGCCGAACGATCCGCTGCCGTGCGGCCCCGTGCCAGGAGACCCGGTGCCGTGCGACCCGGTGCCGTGCGACTCCGTGCCGAACGACGAGGCCCCGCCGGCCGGCGGCATGGTCCGGTGGGCGCCCGTCCGCACGCCGCTGTGGGCGCCGGTGTCCGGGGCCCCGTGGCGGGCGGCGTGCGCGTCGGTGTGCCCGGTCTTCGGCAGCGTACGGTGGACCTCGACGGCGGCGACGAGCATCGCGGTCGCGTCCGCCGGGCGCGCGGCGGGGTCCTTGTCGGTGGCCGCGGCGACGAGCGCGTCGATCACCGGCGGCACGTCGGGCACGATCGACGACGGCGCGGGCACGGTCTCGTGCACGTGCCGGTAGGCGACCGACATCGGCGTCTCACCCGAGTACGGCTGCCGCCCGGTGAGCAGCTCGAACAGCATGATCCCGGCGGCGTACACGTCGCTGCGGGCGTCGGCGTTGCCGGTCGTGACCTGCTCGGGCGACATGTAGCCGATCGTGCCGATCATCATGCCGGTCTTGGTCTGGTTGGTCGCCTCGATCGCGCGGGCCAGGCCGAAGTCCACGACCTTCACCCGGCCGTCGTCGGCGAGCAGCACGTTCTCGGGCTTGACGTCGCGGTGGATGAGCCCGGCCTGGTGGGCCGCGCCGAGCGCGGCGAGCACCGGGATGACCATCTCCAGGGCCTCGCGGGCCGGGAGGTGGCCGCGCCGGCGCAGCACGTCGCGCAGCGTACGGCCGGGGACGTACTCCATGGACAGGTAGACGTGCGCCCCGTCGGTGCCCTGGTCGAAGACCTGCACGATGTTGGGGTGCGAGAGGCTGGCCACCGACTTGGCCTCGCCGATGAAACGCCGCACGAACTGCGGGTCCTCGGCCAGCGAGCGGTGCATCACCTTGACGGCGACCGTGCGGTCGAGCCGGACGTCCAGAGCCAGGTATACGGAGGCCATGCCACCCCGGGCGATCCGGGACTCGACGCGGTAGCGCCCGTCGAGCAACTGCCCCACGAGCGGGTCGGTTAGCGTCGTGTCCACTCGCCAGAGTTTACGGGTGATTTGCCGCCGGGCGTGTTCCCGAATCCCAAACCGAGACCTATTCGGCAGCCTCGCGCGCCGTCCGAAAAGCCATACCGATTCCGAAAACCGGCCTTACCAGACGCGGAATCGGCCGCCTCCCGCCTCGCCCGCGCCGGCGTTCCGGGGCAGGCGGGCGAGAGGAGGACAGAGGCCACGGCGGTGCCGGACCGCAGAGCCGGACCCCAGAGCCGGACTGTGGTGCCCGACCGCAGGGTCGGTCCGCACAGTTGGACCGTGGTGCCGGACCACGGGGTCGGACTGTGGTGCCGGACCGTGGCGCCGGACCACGGTGCCGGACTGTGCGGCGGATCTCAGGACGCGCGGGCGGGCGAGGACGCCTCGGCGTAGCGGCGGCGCGGGATGCGCCCGGCGAGGCGGGCCGTCCGCCCGGCCGTGACCGCCTGCCGCATGGCCGCCGCCATCAGGTCCGGCCGGTGCGCCCGGGTCACGGCGCTGGCCAGCAGGACGGCGTCGCAGCCCAGCTCCATCGCGAGCGCGGCGTCGCTGGCCGTGCCGATGCCGGCGTCGAGGATCACCGGCACCGTGGCCGCCTCGACGATCAGCTCGATGCTGTGCGGGTTGCGGATGCCCAGCCCGGAGCCGATCGGGGCGCCGAGCGGCATCACGGCCGCGCACCCGGCGTCCTGGAGCCTGCGGGCCAGTGCCGGGTCGTCGCCGATGTACGGCAGCACCACGAAGCCGTCGGCGACCAGCCGCTCGGCGGCGTCGAAGGTCTCGATCGGGTCGGGCAGCAGGGTCCGCTCGTCCGCGATGACCTCCAGCTTCACCCAGTTGGTCTCCAGCGCCTCGCGGGCCAGCCGGGCGGTCAGCACCGCCTCCCCGGCGGTGAAGCAGCCCGCCGTGTTCGGCAGCACCTTGATGCCGCGGGCGCGCAGCAGGTCGAGCACCGAGCCACGCGACTGCGGGTCGAGCCTGCGCATCGCGACGGTCGTCAGCTCGGTGCCGGACGCCTCGAGCGCCTGGTCGAGCACCTCGAGCGACGGCGCGCCGCCGGTGCCCATGATGAGCCGCGAGGTGAACTTCTCCCCGCCCAGCACGAGGACGTCGTCGGTCATGTTCACCCTCCCTGCACGGCCGTGAGCACTTCGACGCCGTCGCCGTCGGCGACCTGGGTGGAGTCCCAGGCGCTCCGGCTGACGACCTCGCCGTTCAGCGCCACCGCGACCCCCGACGTGAGGGCCGTGAGGGTCCGTACGGCGTCGCCGACCGTGGCGCCGTCCGGCAGCTCGGCCGCGCCTCCGTTGATCGTGACTTTCATTGGCTGAATCTCCCTGGATCGCAGAACCGGGCGACCGGGGGCACCTCGTCGCCGGTGAGGAACGCGGCGACGGCGTCGGCCGTGACCGGGGACAGCAGCACCCCGTTGCGCCCGTGCCCGGTCGCCGCCAGCACGCCGGGCGGCCCGGCGGGACCGATGAGCGGCAGGTTGTCGGGTGTGCCCGGGCGGAAGCCGGTCGTCGTCTCGGCGAGTTCGAGCTCGGTGATGCCGGGCACCAGCTCGCGGGCGTCGCGCAGCAGCTCGTAGACGCCTCCGGCGGTGACCCGCGCGTCGTACCCCATCTCCTGGGTGGTCGCGCCCAGCGTGATCTCGCCGTCGCCCCGGGGGACGAGGTAGGCGGGGGAGCCGTGCACCAGCCCCCTGACGCACCGGGTGAGGAAGCCCCGGGGCCCGCGCAGCCGGAGGATCTCGCCCTTGACCGGGCGCACCGGCAGGCCGGGCAGCAGGGACGCCGACCACGACCCGGCCGCCACGACGACCTGCCCGGCCGCGACGGTCCCGCCGGACTCCAGCCGTACGGACGGACCCCCCGCCTCCGGGGCGTCGATCGCGGCGACTCGCTCGGTCACCAGCGTGCCGCCCGCCTTCTCGAACGCCGTGAGCAGGGCGCGTACGACCCTGCGGGGGTTGACCCAGGCGTCGTCGCGGGCCAGCAGCCCACCGCGTACGGAGGGAGAGAGCATCGGCTCGAAGGAGCGGCACTCGCGCCCGGTGAGCCGCTCGACCCGCAGGCCGAGCGTCCGCTCGAAGGCGGCGAGGTCGTCGAGGACGGCCATGTCGTCCGCGCCGCGGGCGACCTCCAGGGTGCCCTCGGTCCGGTAGTCGAGGTCGGCGCCGGTCTCGTCCTCAAGCTCCGCCCGGAACGCCGGCCAGGCCGCCAGTGACGCGAGACCGAGCCGCAGCAGCGGCTCCTCCGTGTAGGTCACCTCGCTGACCGGCGCGAGCATCCCCGCGGACGCGTGGGTGGCGCCGCCTCCGGGGGAGGGGTCGGCCACCGCGACCGACAGGCCGCGCCGGACGGTGCGCCAGGCCGCGGCCAGGCCTTCCACCCCGCCGCCCACGATCACGACGTCGTAGCCGGACTGAACGCCGGGTGGCGGTGTGCGGGACACAGCGCTCCCTTCGCCGGCATTACCCGGATCAGGTCGGGGCGGTCGAGAGCCTCGTGCTCTCCTCTCAGCCCGGTCCGCCGGGCTCCCGCGCGTCTTACGTCCCCAAGGGTAGTACGCCGCCCGAAACGGCCGATCGCGGGACCGATGAGCCCGGGTGGTGAGAGCACCCGGGGCCTCACAACCCGGGCCTGTTCGAGTGCGCGTCAATTACCCAACTCGTTATGGGGGCCCCGTTGGCCAGGGCCCCTGTCGGCAATCTATGGTCGAGCTGTGGATCACGTCGTGGTGGTGGGTGCCGGCCTGGCCGGCGTGCGAAGCATCGAGGCGTTGAGGTTCCGTGGGTTCACCGGACGCATCACGCTCATCGGCGAGGAAAACCATCGCCCCTATGACCGGCCGCCGCTGTCGAAGGCGGTGCTGCTCGGAGAGACCGACTCCACCGTGGTCGACTCCGATCTCGACGCCCTCGACGTACGGCTGTGCCTCGGCACGGCGGCCAAGGGCCTGCGCGAGGGCGTGCTGGAGACGACCGAGGGAGAGCTGGAGTACGACGGCCTGGTGATCGCCACCGGCGCCGCCCCGATCCGCCTGCGCGGCGAGGGCCGCCAGCACGTGCTGCGCACGATCGAGGACGCGCTCGCGCTGCGCGAACGGCTGGTCCCCGGGGCCCGCGTGGCCGTCGTCGGGGCCGGCTGGATCGGCGCCGAGGTCGCCACCGCGGCGGCCAGGGCCGGGTGCGCCGTGACCGTCGTGGAGGCGGGGGAGAGCCCGCTCGCCGTGGCCCTCGGGCCCGAGGTGGGCAGCCACACCACCGGCTGGTACGCGCGGGCGGGCGTCGAGCTGCGCCTCGGGGCGCTGGTCGGCAGCGTGGACCCCGACGGCCTCACGCTCATGTCCGGCGCCCGGGTGCCGGCCGACGTGGTCGTCACCGGCGTCGGTGTGCGCCCGGCCGTCGACTGGCTGAAGGGGTCGGCGGTCCGGGTCGACGACGGGGTGGTGGTCGACGAGCACCTGCGCACGTCGCTGCCCAACGTGGTCGCGGTGGGCGACTGCGCGAGCTGGTGGTCGCGCAGGTTCCGCACCCGGCTGCGCGTCGAGCACTGGGACACCGCGCTCCAGGCCCCCGACGTGGCCGCCGCCACCCTGCTGGGCGAGGAGGCGGTCTACGACCCGGTGCCGTACTTCTGGTCGGAGCAGTTCGGCCACATGGTGCAGTTCGCCGGTCACCGGGAGGCCGGTGACCGCATGGTGCTGCGCGGCGACCCGCGCAGGGACCCGAAGTGGGCGGTGTGCTGGCTGAAGGCCGACGACCGGCTCGCCGCGGTGCTCACCGTCGACCGCCCCCGCGACGTGGTGCAGGGCCGGAAGATCATCGAGAGCGGCCGGCGGCTCGACCCCCTGCGGGTGGGGGATTCGGCCCGGCCGCTACGCGACTGCATTATGGCTTAATCGAGGTGTTTCGTGGCGGCCCGCCTGTGGTAATGGTGGTTCCGTGACGCTTACTGTTGCGCAGATCGACCGGGAGACCGACCAGCTCGTAGGGGAGTGGCTCCCCCTCTCGGAGGCCGCCAAGAAGCTGGGGCTCAGCGTCGGCCGCGCCAAGCAACTCCTCAAGGACAAGAAGCTCGTCGGCGTCCGCCGGGGCGGCGGCGAGCCGCAGATCCCGGCGGTGTTCATCGCGGACGGTGAGGTGCTCAAGGGCCTGCCCGGCACGCTCACCGTCCTGTCCGACGCCGGGTACGACGAGGTGGAGTCGATCCGGTGGCTGTTCACCCCGGACGACTCGCTGCCCGGGGCCCCGATCGACGCGATCGTGAAGGGCCGGCACACGGAGGTCAAGCGCAGGGCCCAGGCCCTCGGCTTCTGACCCCGCCGCCGCATGGCATTGTGGTCGGGTGGACGACATCCGGCGACAGCGGCTCGCGCAGGCCAGGCTCTACCTCTGCACTGACGGCAGAAGGGACCGCGGCGATCTGGAGAAGTTCCTCGACGCGGTCCTGTCCGGCGGGGTGGACATCGTGCAGCTCAGGGAGAAGGGCCTGGAGGCGCGCGAGGAGCTGGAGCTGCTCGAGGTCTTCCGCGCGGCCTGCGACAGGCATGGTGCCCTGCTGGCGGTGAACGACCGGGCGGATGTGGCCTACGCCGCGCGGCCCGACATCCTGCACCTCGGCCAGGACGACCTCCCGGTCCCGGTGGCGCGGGAGATCCTCGGTCCTGACGTGCTCATCGGCAGGTCGACGCACTCGGCGGCCGAGGCGTCGGCCGCCGCCGTGGAGCCGGGCGTGGACTACTTCTGCTGCGGGCCGATCTGGCCCACGCCCACCAAGCCCGGCCGTCCGGCGCCCGGCCCCGCGCTGCTTCAGCATGCCGCGAGCCTGGGCGCCGACCGCCCGTGGTTCGGCATCGGCGGCATCGACCTGGGCAACCTCGACGAGGTGATGGCGCACGGCGTGCGCCGCGCCGTGGTCGTCCGTGCCATCACCGAGGCCGACGATCCGGGCGCCGCCGCCGCCGCGCTCAAGGCACGGCTGTCCGCCGTCCCGCTCTGAGCGGAACGCGCACGGTCAGGCACGGTGGGGCGCCCGCCCGTCACCCGCGGCGGAACGTCCGCGTCAGGCGGGGCGGGACGCCCGCCGCCAGGTGAGGAATGTCCGTCGTCCGGTCAGGTGCGGCGGGCCGTGGCCGCCACGGCCAGGGCGGCCAGTGCGGCGCGGGCGTCGTCCTCGATCGGCGCCTGGTCGAGGGCGTGCAGCGCGTCGTCGAGGTAGCGCTTGATCATGTCCTCGCACGCCGTCAGCGCGCCGGTCTCCTCGATCACCGTACGCAACCGCCCGATCCCTTCGGCGTCCAGCTCCGGGTCGCCGAGCAGGGACCGTACGACCTCCGTCTGAGCGGGGGTGGCCGAGGCGAGCGCACGCGCGATCAGGACGGTCCGCTTGCCCTCGCGAAGGTCGTCACCGGCGGGCTTGCCGGTCTCCGCCGGGTCGCCGAACACGCCGAGGATGTCGTCGCGGAGCTGGAAGGCGATGCCCACCTGCTGGCCGTACTGCACGCAGAGCCGGTCGATCCAGGCGTGGCGGGCCCGGGCGGCGAGGACGAGCCCGAGCCGGAGCGGCTGCTCGACCGAGTATTTGCCGCTCTTGTAGAGCGCCACCCGCAGCGCGCTGTCGAACGTGCTCTCCCCCTGCGCCTGTTCGAGCAGGTCGAGATACTGCCCGCACATGAGCTCGGTGAGCATGTAGTCGTGCATCGGCTGGGCGGCGGCGATCGCCTCGGGGGCGAGGCCGCTGGTGCGCCACATCTCCCCGGACCACACCAGCAGCAGGTTGCCCAGCAGCACGGCCGTGCCCTCGCCGAACTGCGGCGCCGACCCGTGCCAGCCCGCCTCGGTGTGCATGCGTTCGAACCGGCGGTGCGCCGACGGCATGCCCCGGCGCACGTCGCTGGCGTCCATGACGTCGTCGTGGATGAGCGCGCTGGCCTGGAGGAGCTCCAGCGAGGCGGCGGCGAAGCGCAGCCCCGGGTCGTCGCCTCCTCCGGCGGCGCGCCAGCCCCAGTAGCAGAAGGCGGGCCGCAGCCTCTTGCCACCAGCAAGGAAGTCTTCCGCGGCGGACAGCAGGACGGCCAGATGGGGGTCACCGAAGTGTGGTCGCTGCCGGTCGAGGAACTCCCGGAGTGCGAGGTCCACCTCCGTACGGATGGAATCGAGCGAGGCGGCGGAAGCGGTCATGTTCTGAGACTAACCGGGGTTGATCCAGACACCTATCAGCAGATCCCCTCCAATCGTGTCAACTCGCTCTGATAGGGCAAATGTCCACATTGCAAGACTGTGACGGCCGCCAAAACCACCGTCGCTGTACCCTTGCCGGTATGGCTCTCGGTCTGCCCTCGCGGCTTCCTGATCGCGTCCCGACGGTCCGCGAACTGCTGGCCGCGGGTGAGCGCTCGTTCTCGTTCGAGTTCATGCCGCCGAAGACCGACGAGGGGGAGCGGCAGCTGTGGCGGGCGATCCGTGAGCTGGAGGCGCTGCGCCCGACGTTCGTCTCCGTGACCTACGGCGCCGGCGGCTCGACCCGGGACCGCACGGTGGACATCGTCGAGCGGCTGGCGCACGAGACCACGCTGACGCCCGTCGCCCACTTCACCGCGGTCGACCACTCGATCCGCGAGCTGCGCCACCTCGTCGGCAGGTTCGCCGACGCGGGCGTGCGCAACATCCTCGCCGTACGCGGCGACCCGCGCGGCGGCAACCCCCTGGACGAGTGGGTCAAGCACCCCGAGGGCGTGCTGTACGCCGAGGAGCTGGTGCGGCTGATCCGCCAGGCGGGCGACTTCTGCGTGGGCGTGGCGGCCTTCCCGTACAAGCACCCCAGGTCGGCGACCATCGAGTCGGACACGAAGTATTTCGTGCAGAAGTGCCGGGCCGGCGCGGACTACGCGATCACCCAGATGTTCTTCAGGGCCGAGGACTACCTGCGGCTGCGCGACCGTGTGGCGGCCCACGGGTGCGACACCCCGATCATCCCGGGGATCATGCCCGTCACGCAGATGAGCACGATCGCCCGGTCGGAGCAGCTGTCCGGTGCGCCGTTCCCGCCGGAGGTGGCCGAGCGGTTCGCGGCCGTCGCCGACGACCCGGCCGCGGTCCGCCGCCTCGGCATCGAGCACGCCATCGAGATGTGCCAGAAGCTTCTCGACGAGGGCGCGCCCGGCATCCACTTCATCACCTTCAACCGGTCGAGCGCGACCCGCGAGGTGTTCCAGGCGCTGCACAGCGTGCCCGCCGCCGCTGTGGCCGGCTGAGAGCCGGCCGGTCCCGTCAGCTTTCCTCTGCCCCGGCGGCCTCGCGCTCGGCCAGCGGCAGCCGCACCCCGGCGATGACGTACTCCTCGTAGCCGCCGGGGAAGACGAACCGGGTCATCAGGTCGGTGAACCCGACGTCCCGGTAGAGGTGCCGGGCCACCGTGGGGGCGTCGTGCGTCGACAGCACGGCCGTACGCTCCGGGCGGCCCTCGCACAGCGCGTGGATCATCCGCCGGCCGACGCCCCGGCCCTGATGTTCGGGGCGCACGTGGATCTCGGCGATCTCCAGGGCGTCGCCGAACCAGTCGTCCGCCACCAGCGGCCCGGCCCGGTCCTGCAGCGCCCCCCGCACGACGTCGTGCCACCACTGCCCCTGGCCGCCGTGGAAGCCGTACGCGAAGCCGACGATGACGGAGGTCCGCGCCTCCTCCGCGAGCACGCAGTCGAAGTCGGGATAGGTGGCGTGGTTGCGCATGATCGCCATACGGCCCGCGAGCTGGTCCGACGGCGGGCGCATGGCGACCGTGTAGATCTCCAGCACGGTGTCCAGCACGGCCCTGAACTCGTCGGGCCCCACCCGTCGCAGTCGGATCACTCGTCGCACACTAGCAAAGCGACGCCGGGCCGGTTCGGCAGGCGTCACTCCACATCCGCCGACGTGCCTCCAGTGATGCGCAGCAGCTCGTCATAGGAGGTCGGGAAGACGGTGTGGGGGTGCCCGGCGGCGGCCCAGACCACGTCGTGCTTGCTCAGCCAGGTGTCCACCAGCGTCCGTACGGGCGCGGGGTGGCCGACCGGGGCGACGCCGCCGATGGGCTGCCCGGTGTGCTCGCGGACGAACTCCGGCGTGGCCCGCCGCACCTTCGCCGCGCCCACGAGGCGCGCGATCAGATCGGTGTTCACGCGATGGGCGCCGCTGGTCAGCACCAGCAGCGGCGCGCCGTCCGCGTCGAAGATCAGGCTGTTGGCGATCGCGCCGACCTCGCAGCCGAGCTGGGCCGCCGCCGTGGCGGCCGTCGGCGCGGCCTCATCGAGCACGACGACCTCGCCCGTCACCGCGTGGGCCCGCAGGGCCTCCTGAACCCGGGCGACGTTCGGATGCAACTTTTCTGCCACCCGGTCACTCTAAACGGATTGCCAGGACATACGCGGCCGATTATGGCCACTTACGATCACGCGGCTCACAATCGGACCGTAAGGTGAGTCCTTTGATCGAGAAACCGGCTTATGAGGGGGTTGGTCATGATGAGGGGTCGACGGAGACTACTCGTCGCGGCCGGGGTCGTGACGTTCGCGACGGCCTTCGCGGCGACCGGCGCCGCGGGCACGGCCCAGGCGAGCACCGCCGCACCGGCGGAGGCCGTGCTCGGGGCGCTTCCCGCGCTCTCGCCGTCCTCGGCGCTCCCGGCGC
This region includes:
- a CDS encoding YbaK/EbsC family protein; this encodes MAEKLHPNVARVQEALRAHAVTGEVVVLDEAAPTAATAAAQLGCEVGAIANSLIFDADGAPLLVLTSGAHRVNTDLIARLVGAAKVRRATPEFVREHTGQPIGGVAPVGHPAPVRTLVDTWLSKHDVVWAAAGHPHTVFPTSYDELLRITGGTSADVE